Proteins from one Dama dama isolate Ldn47 chromosome 12, ASM3311817v1, whole genome shotgun sequence genomic window:
- the GREM1 gene encoding gremlin-1 isoform X2: protein MSRTAYTVGALLLLLGTLLPAAEGKKKGSQGAIPPPDKAQHNDSEQTQSPQQPGSRNRGRGQGRGTAMPGEEVLESSQEALHVTERKYLKRDWCKTQPLKQTIHEEGCNSRTIINRFCYGQCNSFYIPRHIRKEEGSFQSCSFCKPKKFTTMMVTLNCPELQPPTKKKRVTRVKQCRCISIDLD, encoded by the coding sequence ATGAGCCGCACAGCCTACACTGTGGGAGCCCTGCTTCTCCTCTTGGGGACCCTGCTGCCAGCTGCCGAGGGGAAAAAGAAGGGGTCCCAAGGGGCTATTCCCCCACCAGACAAGGCCCAGCACAATGACTCGGAGCAGACTCAGTCTCCCCAGCAGCCTGGCTCCAGGAaccgggggcggggccaggggcgGGGCACCGCCATGCCCGGAGAGGAGGTGCTGGAGTCCAGCCAGGAGGCCCTGCATGTGACCGAGCGCAAATACCTGAAGCGAGACTGGTGCAAAACCCAGCCGCTGAAGCAGACCATCCACGAGGAGGGCTGCAACAGCCGCACCATCATCAACCGCTTCTGCTACGGCCAGTGCAACTCCTTCTACATCCCCAGGCACATCCGGAAGGAGGAGGGCTCCTTTCAGTCCTGCTCCTTTTGCAAGCCCAAGAAATTCACCACCATGATGGTCACCCTCAACTGTCCCGAACTCCAGCCACCCACCAAGAAGAAGAGGGTCACGCGTGTCAAGCAGTGTCGTTGCATATCCATCGATTTGGATTAA
- the GREM1 gene encoding gremlin-1 isoform X1 yields the protein MSDVSICLSSSMSRTAYTVGALLLLLGTLLPAAEGKKKGSQGAIPPPDKAQHNDSEQTQSPQQPGSRNRGRGQGRGTAMPGEEVLESSQEALHVTERKYLKRDWCKTQPLKQTIHEEGCNSRTIINRFCYGQCNSFYIPRHIRKEEGSFQSCSFCKPKKFTTMMVTLNCPELQPPTKKKRVTRVKQCRCISIDLD from the coding sequence CATGAGCCGCACAGCCTACACTGTGGGAGCCCTGCTTCTCCTCTTGGGGACCCTGCTGCCAGCTGCCGAGGGGAAAAAGAAGGGGTCCCAAGGGGCTATTCCCCCACCAGACAAGGCCCAGCACAATGACTCGGAGCAGACTCAGTCTCCCCAGCAGCCTGGCTCCAGGAaccgggggcggggccaggggcgGGGCACCGCCATGCCCGGAGAGGAGGTGCTGGAGTCCAGCCAGGAGGCCCTGCATGTGACCGAGCGCAAATACCTGAAGCGAGACTGGTGCAAAACCCAGCCGCTGAAGCAGACCATCCACGAGGAGGGCTGCAACAGCCGCACCATCATCAACCGCTTCTGCTACGGCCAGTGCAACTCCTTCTACATCCCCAGGCACATCCGGAAGGAGGAGGGCTCCTTTCAGTCCTGCTCCTTTTGCAAGCCCAAGAAATTCACCACCATGATGGTCACCCTCAACTGTCCCGAACTCCAGCCACCCACCAAGAAGAAGAGGGTCACGCGTGTCAAGCAGTGTCGTTGCATATCCATCGATTTGGATTAA